One Mus musculus strain C57BL/6J chromosome X, GRCm38.p6 C57BL/6J DNA window includes the following coding sequences:
- the Gm5938 gene encoding odorant binding protein IA-like precursor, whose translation MAKFLLLALAFGLAHAAMEGPWKTVAIAADRVDKIERGGKLRIYCRSLTCEKECKEMKVTFYVLENGQCSLTTITGYLQEDGKTYKTQYQGDNHYELVKETPENLVFYSENVDRADRKTKLIFVLGNKPLTSEENERLVKYAVSSHIPPENIRHVLGTDTCPE comes from the exons ATGGCAAAATTTCTGCTGCTTGCTTTGGCATTTGGACTGGCACATGCTGCG ATGGAAGGACCTTGGAAAACTGTTGCTATTGCTGCTGATAGAGTAGACAAGATAGAGAGAGGTGGAAAACTGAGAATCTATTGTCGTAGCCTTACCTGTGAAAAGGAATGCAAGGAAATGAAAGTCACATTTTATGTACT TGAAAATGGACAGTGCTCATTGACCACAATCACTGGGTATTTGCAAGAAGATGGCAAGACCTACAAAACTCAGT ATCAAGGGGATAATCATTATGAACTTGTGAAGGAGACACCTGAGAACTTAGTATTTTATAGTGAGAATGTGGACAGAGCTGACCGGAAAACAAAATTGATATTTGTTCTTG GCAATAAACCTTTAACTTCTGAGGAAAATGAAAGACTTGTGAAATATGCTGTGTCAAGCCACATTCCTCCTGAAAACATTAGACATGTCCTGGGTACAG ATACCTGTCCTGAGTAA